Proteins encoded in a region of the Rhodococcus sp. SBT000017 genome:
- a CDS encoding TetR/AcrR family transcriptional regulator, which translates to MGRTRSFDEVVVVASAAEQFRSGGYEGTSLDDLLRATGLHRGSLYQAFGSKRGLFLAALTRTEWDVDLLLVALLELAPFDDHVREICSATLLDSGVENIAHVLGERLLVRALIDPNLAIEGEHA; encoded by the coding sequence ATGGGACGAACGAGAAGCTTCGACGAGGTCGTCGTCGTCGCGTCGGCCGCCGAACAGTTTCGATCGGGCGGCTACGAAGGAACCTCCCTGGATGATCTGCTGCGCGCCACAGGACTGCATCGCGGCAGTCTCTACCAGGCGTTCGGCAGCAAGCGAGGATTGTTTCTCGCTGCGTTGACCAGGACCGAGTGGGATGTGGATCTACTGCTGGTGGCATTGCTCGAACTTGCACCGTTCGACGACCACGTCCGCGAAATCTGCTCCGCCACACTGCTCGACAGTGGCGTCGAGAACATTGCCCACGTGCTCGGTGAACGTCTGCTGGTGCGGGCACTCATCGATCCGAACCTTGCTATCGAAGGAGAACACGCATGA
- the groL gene encoding chaperonin GroEL (60 kDa chaperone family; promotes refolding of misfolded polypeptides especially under stressful conditions; forms two stacked rings of heptamers to form a barrel-shaped 14mer; ends can be capped by GroES; misfolded proteins enter the barrel where they are refolded when GroES binds) — protein sequence MAKIIAFDEEARRGLERGLNALADAVKVTLGPKGRNVVLEKKWGAPTITNDGVSIAKEIELEDPYEKIGAELVKEVAKKTDDVAGDGTTTATVLAQALVREGLRNVAAGANPLGLKRGIEKAVAAVTESLLASAKEIDTKEQIAATAGISAGDPSIGELIAEAMDKVGKEGVITVEESNTFGLQLELTEGMRFDKGYISAYFATDAERQEAVLEDAYILLVSSKISTVKDLLPLLEKVIQSGKPLVIIAEDVEGEALSTLVVNKIRGTFKSVAVKAPGFGDRRKAQLADIAILTGGEVISEEVGLSLETAGLELLGQARKVVITKDETTIVEGSGDSDAIAGRVNQIRAEIENSDSDYDREKLQERLAKLAGGVAVIKAGAATEVELKERKHRIEDAVRNAKAAVEEGIVAGGGVALLQAAPALDNLKLDGDEATGVNIVRVALSAPLKQIAFNAGLEPGVVADKVSNLPAGHGLNAATNEYEDLLAAGINDPVKVTRSALQNAASIAALFLTTEAVVADKPEKAGAPAGDPTGGMGGMDF from the coding sequence ATGGCCAAGATCATCGCGTTCGACGAAGAGGCACGCCGTGGCCTCGAGCGAGGCCTCAATGCCCTCGCCGACGCAGTAAAGGTGACGTTGGGCCCCAAGGGTCGCAACGTCGTACTCGAGAAGAAGTGGGGAGCTCCCACGATCACCAACGATGGTGTTTCCATCGCCAAGGAGATCGAGCTCGAAGATCCCTACGAGAAGATCGGTGCCGAGCTCGTCAAGGAGGTCGCCAAGAAGACCGACGACGTCGCAGGCGACGGCACCACCACCGCTACCGTTCTCGCTCAGGCACTCGTCCGTGAAGGCCTGCGCAACGTCGCAGCCGGCGCGAACCCGCTCGGCCTCAAGCGCGGCATCGAGAAGGCTGTTGCAGCCGTCACCGAGTCGCTGCTCGCGTCCGCCAAGGAGATCGACACCAAGGAGCAGATCGCTGCTACCGCCGGTATCTCCGCAGGCGACCCGTCCATCGGCGAGCTCATCGCCGAGGCAATGGACAAGGTCGGCAAGGAAGGCGTCATCACGGTCGAGGAGTCCAACACCTTCGGCCTGCAGCTCGAGCTCACCGAGGGCATGCGCTTCGACAAGGGCTACATCTCGGCGTACTTCGCCACCGATGCAGAGCGCCAGGAAGCCGTCCTCGAAGACGCGTACATCCTGCTCGTCAGCTCCAAGATCAGCACCGTCAAGGACCTGCTGCCGCTGCTGGAGAAGGTCATCCAGTCCGGCAAGCCGCTCGTCATCATCGCCGAGGACGTCGAGGGCGAAGCTCTCTCCACCCTCGTGGTGAACAAGATCCGTGGCACCTTCAAGTCCGTCGCCGTCAAGGCTCCCGGATTCGGTGACCGTCGCAAGGCGCAGCTCGCCGACATCGCCATCCTCACCGGTGGCGAGGTCATCAGCGAAGAGGTCGGCCTCTCCCTGGAGACCGCCGGACTCGAGCTGCTCGGTCAGGCACGCAAGGTCGTCATCACCAAGGACGAGACCACCATCGTCGAGGGCTCGGGAGATTCCGACGCCATCGCCGGTCGCGTCAACCAGATCCGCGCCGAGATCGAGAACTCCGATTCCGACTACGACCGCGAGAAGCTGCAGGAGCGCCTGGCCAAGCTGGCCGGTGGCGTTGCAGTCATCAAGGCCGGAGCGGCAACCGAGGTCGAGCTCAAGGAGCGCAAGCACCGCATCGAAGATGCCGTGCGTAACGCCAAGGCAGCCGTCGAAGAAGGCATCGTCGCCGGTGGCGGCGTGGCACTGCTCCAGGCAGCGCCCGCACTCGACAACCTCAAGCTCGACGGTGACGAGGCAACCGGCGTGAACATCGTTCGCGTCGCACTGTCCGCTCCGCTCAAGCAGATCGCATTCAACGCAGGCCTCGAGCCCGGCGTCGTTGCGGACAAGGTCTCCAACCTGCCCGCCGGTCACGGCCTCAACGCCGCGACCAACGAGTACGAGGACCTGCTCGCTGCAGGCATCAACGACCCGGTCAAGGTCACCCGCTCGGCACTGCAGAACGCAGCGTCCATCGCGGCTCTGTTCCTCACCACCGAGGCCGTCGTCGCCGACAAGCCCGAGAAGGCCGGAGCGCCCGCTGGCGATCCGACCGGTGGCATGGGCGGCATGGACTTCTGA
- a CDS encoding VOC family protein, protein MRTRSIITNLRVPNVDAAKSFYSEFLGLRSEEFDMGWVARLTSPDRPVSVQLVTRDESAPEDSVMSVLTDDVDGAYAEAQKLGYEIVYPLTTEPWGVRRFFVRAPDGNVVNIAYHRD, encoded by the coding sequence ATGAGAACGAGAAGCATCATCACCAATCTGCGCGTACCGAACGTGGACGCGGCCAAGTCGTTCTACTCCGAGTTTCTCGGGCTGCGTTCGGAGGAGTTCGACATGGGCTGGGTTGCGCGGCTGACGTCACCCGACCGGCCGGTCAGCGTTCAGCTGGTCACCCGCGACGAGAGCGCACCGGAGGATTCTGTGATGTCGGTGCTCACCGACGATGTCGACGGTGCGTACGCCGAAGCGCAAAAGTTGGGCTACGAGATCGTCTACCCGTTGACCACCGAGCCGTGGGGTGTGCGCCGCTTCTTCGTGCGGGCTCCCGACGGCAACGTGGTCAACATCGCGTATCACCGGGACTGA
- a CDS encoding RsiV family protein, producing the protein MTVALAVAAALAGCSTSGTATPASAPTTTEVTVTTESAEPTTTTPTTTSSAAEPYVVGSTRITGSTEHATFNVAIPQLSGGNPAVTAEFNESMRAALQDQIDRDYGYDFALSDGYSTGATYVGRRVISAEQITDWIAVPPGAHGNSLIATVTIDADTAQPISLGDAFTDLDSGLSRLSERAAEILPTTRAGESFERSGIEPTVANFANWTASPEGMNIHFGDYQVGAYGIGLVTITVPWTELSDVLAPGMEDVLSS; encoded by the coding sequence ATGACGGTCGCACTTGCCGTAGCAGCGGCCCTAGCGGGCTGCTCCACCTCGGGGACCGCCACGCCCGCGTCGGCACCGACGACCACCGAAGTCACGGTCACCACCGAGAGCGCCGAGCCGACCACCACAACGCCTACCACCACCTCGAGTGCCGCCGAGCCGTACGTCGTAGGCAGCACTCGGATCACCGGATCCACGGAGCATGCCACCTTCAACGTCGCAATTCCGCAGCTCAGTGGTGGAAATCCCGCGGTGACGGCAGAGTTCAACGAGTCGATGCGTGCTGCGCTCCAAGATCAGATCGACCGCGACTACGGATACGACTTCGCCCTCAGTGACGGCTACTCGACAGGTGCGACCTACGTCGGGCGGCGAGTGATCAGCGCGGAACAGATCACGGATTGGATCGCCGTGCCGCCCGGAGCGCACGGCAATTCGCTGATTGCGACTGTGACGATCGATGCCGACACCGCGCAGCCGATCTCTCTCGGCGATGCCTTCACCGACCTGGATTCGGGCCTGTCGCGGCTGTCCGAACGAGCAGCGGAGATTCTGCCGACCACACGCGCGGGCGAGAGCTTCGAGCGCTCGGGCATCGAGCCGACGGTGGCCAACTTCGCGAACTGGACGGCATCTCCGGAGGGGATGAACATTCACTTCGGGGACTACCAGGTGGGGGCCTACGGCATCGGCCTCGTCACGATCACCGTGCCGTGGACGGAACTGTCCGATGTTCTCGCTCCCGGCATGGAGGATGTGCTGAGCAGCTGA
- a CDS encoding alpha/beta fold hydrolase translates to MMIRAGVLDVAFDRFGDPSGRSVVLLHGFPYDPRGYDDVARLLAESGYDVVVPYLRGFGPTRFVDADTMRSGEQAAIGYDLRELIIALELNEPIVAGYDWGGRAACVVAAMWPELISGLVSVSGYLIQDITAAVSTPVLPHLEKRYWYQYYLHSERGRAGLAAHRAEIAQTLWTDWSPTWRFGDSEFAATAPSFDNPDFVDVSVHSYRHRYGIEPGDATYAATQELLTRQPRITVPTVVIDPTEDTVASLYGRPDHPAHFTDLIDVRQIDCGHNPPQELPGQFADAVVTLGEAVRDRESN, encoded by the coding sequence ATGATGATTCGCGCAGGCGTGCTGGATGTGGCGTTCGACCGTTTCGGTGATCCGTCCGGTCGTTCGGTGGTACTGCTGCACGGGTTTCCGTACGACCCGCGCGGTTACGACGACGTCGCCAGGCTGCTCGCCGAATCCGGCTACGACGTGGTGGTGCCGTACCTGCGAGGTTTCGGACCTACCCGGTTCGTCGACGCCGACACGATGCGCTCCGGGGAGCAGGCCGCGATCGGCTACGATCTTCGCGAGCTGATCATCGCGCTGGAACTGAACGAGCCCATCGTCGCCGGCTACGACTGGGGTGGGCGAGCGGCGTGCGTCGTCGCCGCGATGTGGCCGGAGTTGATATCCGGACTGGTGAGCGTGTCCGGATACCTGATCCAGGACATCACCGCGGCAGTGTCCACACCAGTGCTACCGCACCTCGAGAAGCGGTACTGGTATCAGTACTACCTGCATTCCGAGCGAGGCCGGGCCGGGCTCGCGGCCCACCGCGCGGAGATCGCACAAACACTGTGGACGGATTGGTCGCCGACCTGGCGGTTCGGCGACTCCGAATTCGCGGCTACGGCACCCTCGTTCGACAACCCCGACTTCGTGGACGTGTCCGTGCATTCCTACCGGCACCGATACGGCATCGAGCCGGGGGATGCTACCTACGCAGCGACGCAGGAGTTGCTGACTCGGCAACCGAGAATCACGGTGCCCACGGTCGTGATCGATCCGACCGAGGACACCGTCGCCTCGTTGTACGGCCGCCCGGACCACCCGGCGCACTTCACCGATCTGATCGACGTTCGCCAGATCGACTGCGGCCACAACCCGCCGCAGGAGTTGCCCGGCCAGTTCGCCGACGCCGTCGTCACGCTGGGCGAGGCGGTCCGGGATCGAGAATCGAACTAG
- a CDS encoding putative quinol monooxygenase has translation MIFITAKFKVKPEHADNWPEISRDFTQACQAEEGCLWYFWSRTLDDPTEYVLVEAFKDPDAGAAHVNSDHFKQAQKDLPPYLQETPKIISQEVDGTDWNELGELAVD, from the coding sequence TTGATCTTCATCACCGCCAAGTTCAAGGTCAAGCCCGAGCACGCGGACAACTGGCCCGAGATCTCACGCGACTTCACGCAGGCCTGCCAGGCCGAGGAAGGGTGCCTCTGGTACTTCTGGTCGCGCACGCTCGACGATCCCACCGAGTACGTCCTGGTGGAAGCGTTCAAGGACCCCGATGCCGGTGCGGCTCATGTGAACTCGGATCACTTCAAGCAGGCCCAGAAGGATCTCCCGCCGTACCTGCAGGAGACGCCGAAGATCATCAGCCAAGAGGTCGACGGCACCGACTGGAACGAACTGGGAGAGCTCGCCGTCGACTAG
- the ligD gene encoding non-homologous end-joining DNA ligase, translating into MASSSPSIEIPVGERSVRISNPDRVYFPESGATKLDLVNYYLSVGDGIVRALRERPCMMHRFPKGLAGDKVHQKRVPNGAPPWLETVQVTFPRYNRTADELCVTELAHVAWAVQMSTVEFHPWNSRRADVEMPDEWRIDLDPMPDCSFDRVRRVAGVVQEVLDDLGAVGWPKTSGGHGLHIYVRIDPAHGFKDLRRAALAFAREIERRAPDDVTTTWWRKDRDPSKVFVDYNQNARDHTIASAYSVRGNQQATVSTPISWDEVASVDPREFTMFTVPARFAELGDLHSGIDDAVFAIDELLEWAERDEHEGLTEPEE; encoded by the coding sequence ATGGCCAGTAGCTCACCGTCGATCGAGATACCGGTGGGCGAGCGCAGCGTCCGCATTTCCAACCCCGATCGGGTCTATTTCCCCGAAAGCGGAGCCACCAAGCTGGATTTGGTGAACTACTACCTGAGCGTGGGCGACGGCATCGTGCGGGCGCTGCGGGAACGACCGTGCATGATGCACCGCTTCCCGAAGGGCCTCGCCGGCGACAAGGTGCATCAGAAACGCGTGCCCAACGGAGCGCCGCCGTGGCTCGAAACGGTGCAGGTGACGTTTCCCCGCTACAACCGCACCGCGGACGAGCTGTGCGTGACGGAGTTGGCGCACGTGGCCTGGGCGGTCCAGATGTCGACCGTCGAATTCCATCCGTGGAACAGCCGTCGCGCCGATGTAGAGATGCCCGACGAGTGGCGCATCGACCTCGACCCGATGCCCGACTGTTCCTTCGACCGAGTACGACGCGTGGCCGGGGTGGTCCAGGAAGTGTTGGACGACCTCGGTGCCGTCGGCTGGCCCAAGACCTCCGGCGGACACGGGCTGCACATCTACGTACGCATCGACCCGGCCCACGGATTCAAGGACTTGCGAAGGGCTGCACTGGCTTTCGCGCGCGAGATCGAGCGACGAGCCCCGGACGACGTGACGACGACGTGGTGGCGCAAGGACCGCGATCCGTCGAAAGTGTTCGTCGACTACAACCAGAACGCCCGCGACCACACGATCGCCAGCGCGTATTCGGTGCGTGGAAATCAACAGGCGACGGTGTCGACGCCGATCTCCTGGGACGAGGTTGCGAGCGTCGACCCGCGCGAGTTCACGATGTTCACGGTGCCGGCCAGGTTTGCCGAGTTGGGCGATCTCCACTCGGGCATCGACGATGCGGTGTTCGCGATCGACGAGCTACTCGAATGGGCGGAGCGGGACGAGCACGAGGGTTTGACGGAGCCCGAGGAGTAG
- the argG gene encoding argininosuccinate synthase, producing MTKVLNSLPVGERIGIAFSGGLDTSVAVAWMREHGAIPYAYTADIGQYDEPDLSDVPERGLAYGAEQARLIDCREPLVEEGLAALTCGAFHIRSSLQTYFNTTPLGRAVTGTMLVRAMAEDGVSIWGDGSTYKGNDIERFYRYGLLANPQLRIYKPWLDEAFVAELGGRHEMSQWLTQRTLPYRDSAEKAYSTDANIWGATHEAKKLEYLDTSLEIVSPIMGVRFWDPEVEIAPEEVTVEFERGRPVRINGKSFDSAVDLVMEANAIGGRHGLGMSDQIENRIIEAKSRGIYEAPGMALLHITYERLVNAIHNEDTVASYHNEGRRLGRLLYEGRWFDPQALMLREGLQRWVGNVVSGSVTLRLRRGQDFTIVDTQGSNFSYHPEKLSMERSQGQAFFPGDRIGQLTMRNLDIADSRSKLEQYAAQNQLTAWGELIGELPAGGADAIAASGPDGSVDSSALDHAAIESGTD from the coding sequence GTGACGAAGGTACTGAACTCTCTCCCGGTCGGCGAACGAATCGGCATCGCATTCTCCGGTGGTCTCGACACCTCGGTGGCTGTCGCCTGGATGCGCGAGCACGGCGCGATCCCGTATGCCTACACCGCCGACATCGGCCAGTACGACGAGCCGGATCTGTCCGATGTGCCCGAGCGCGGTCTCGCCTATGGGGCCGAGCAGGCGCGGCTCATCGACTGCCGTGAACCGCTCGTCGAAGAAGGTTTGGCCGCGCTGACCTGCGGCGCATTCCACATCCGCTCGTCACTGCAGACCTACTTCAACACCACCCCGCTCGGCCGCGCGGTCACCGGCACCATGCTGGTGCGCGCCATGGCCGAGGACGGCGTCTCGATCTGGGGCGACGGATCGACGTACAAGGGCAACGACATCGAGCGGTTCTACCGCTACGGCCTGCTCGCCAACCCGCAGCTGCGGATCTACAAGCCGTGGCTGGACGAGGCGTTCGTCGCCGAGCTCGGCGGCCGACACGAGATGTCGCAGTGGCTCACCCAGCGCACCCTCCCCTACCGTGACTCCGCCGAGAAGGCCTACTCCACCGACGCCAACATCTGGGGCGCAACGCACGAGGCGAAGAAGCTCGAATACCTCGACACCTCCCTCGAGATCGTCAGCCCCATCATGGGCGTGCGGTTCTGGGACCCCGAGGTGGAGATTGCGCCCGAGGAAGTCACCGTCGAGTTCGAGCGCGGCCGCCCCGTCCGCATCAACGGCAAGAGCTTCGACAGCGCCGTCGACCTCGTCATGGAAGCCAACGCCATCGGTGGACGCCACGGCCTCGGCATGAGCGATCAGATCGAGAACCGCATCATCGAAGCCAAGAGCCGCGGCATCTACGAGGCTCCCGGCATGGCACTGCTGCACATCACCTACGAGCGCCTCGTCAACGCCATCCACAACGAGGACACCGTCGCCTCGTACCACAACGAGGGCCGTCGACTCGGCCGTCTGCTGTACGAGGGACGCTGGTTCGATCCGCAGGCGCTGATGCTGCGCGAGGGCCTGCAGCGCTGGGTCGGCAACGTCGTCAGCGGCAGCGTGACGCTGCGACTGCGCCGCGGCCAGGACTTCACGATCGTCGACACCCAGGGCAGCAACTTCAGCTACCACCCCGAGAAGCTGTCCATGGAACGCAGCCAGGGCCAGGCGTTCTTCCCCGGCGACCGCATCGGTCAGCTCACGATGCGCAACCTCGACATCGCCGATTCGCGCAGCAAGCTCGAGCAGTACGCCGCCCAGAATCAACTCACGGCCTGGGGCGAACTGATCGGCGAACTCCCCGCAGGCGGAGCCGACGCCATCGCCGCCAGCGGTCCCGACGGTTCCGTGGACTCCTCGGCACTCGACCACGCCGCCATCGAGTCCGGTACCGACTGA
- a CDS encoding FadR/GntR family transcriptional regulator gives MNLSDSWAVSAPTNARMSAAEAVFADLRAAIASGDLPVGQKLPSEAALATRHSVSRSVIREALRSCHALGLTETKTGLGTFVIRDRVGNDLDIGNYAARELMEARPHVEIPAAGWAAERRTDEELTVLAGLADEMRSEDDHEAWVVLDAQFHTAIARASKNRVFESIIVDIRDALTRQSETLNLVAHRQEQSNVEHDAIVDGIRSGEYDAAARAMTAHLDAVRNAVESLADRPS, from the coding sequence ATGAACCTGTCGGACAGCTGGGCAGTCAGTGCGCCCACGAATGCCCGAATGAGCGCAGCCGAGGCGGTGTTCGCGGACCTCCGCGCAGCGATCGCGTCGGGCGATCTACCCGTCGGGCAGAAGTTGCCGTCCGAGGCCGCGCTCGCCACCAGGCACAGCGTCAGCCGCTCGGTCATTCGCGAGGCGCTGCGCTCCTGCCACGCCCTCGGCCTGACCGAAACCAAGACGGGCCTCGGCACTTTCGTCATTCGTGACCGCGTCGGAAACGACCTCGACATCGGCAACTACGCGGCCCGCGAACTCATGGAGGCCCGCCCTCACGTGGAGATTCCCGCCGCAGGCTGGGCCGCAGAGCGTCGCACCGACGAGGAGTTGACGGTGCTCGCCGGCCTGGCCGACGAGATGCGTTCGGAGGACGACCACGAGGCCTGGGTAGTGCTGGACGCGCAATTCCACACCGCGATCGCGCGGGCGAGCAAGAACCGCGTGTTCGAGTCGATCATCGTCGACATACGCGACGCGTTGACGCGGCAATCGGAAACCCTCAACCTCGTTGCGCACCGGCAGGAGCAATCCAACGTCGAGCACGACGCGATCGTCGACGGCATCCGATCCGGCGAGTACGACGCGGCAGCACGCGCCATGACCGCGCATCTCGATGCGGTGCGCAATGCCGTGGAGTCGCTCGCCGATCGACCCAGCTGA
- the aspA gene encoding aspartate ammonia-lyase encodes MADTRIEKDLLGEREIPSSVYWGIHTLRALENFPITGRPISTNAHLVRGLAAVKWAAASANQDLGILDATRGEAIRTACQEILDGQWHEEFVVDVIQGGAGTSTNMNANEVIANRALEILGHPHGDYSMLHPNEHVNASQSTNDVYPTSVNIATIFAVHELIASMKVLRDSFGRKASEFATVVKMGRTQLQDAVPMTLGQEFGTYAIMIDEDCSRLEEAALLVHEINLGATAIGTGLNAPAGYTESAVAHLRTITGLPLVTATDLIEATQDVGQFVHLSGVLKRVAVKLSKICNDLRLLSSGPRAGFNEINLPPMQAGSSIMPGKVNPVIPEVLNQVAYEVIGHDVTITMAAEAGQLQLNAFEPIIVKSLSDGMAHLSAACRTVAHRCVDGITANVDLLRERVENSIGLITALSPYLGYVESTAIAQEALVSGRNVVDLVLEKGLLARDELDRLLSPEHLANLRVAPVEHADAPETSTR; translated from the coding sequence GTGGCCGATACCCGCATCGAGAAGGATCTTCTCGGGGAACGTGAAATCCCGTCGAGCGTGTATTGGGGAATCCATACCCTCCGCGCCCTCGAGAACTTCCCCATCACCGGGCGTCCGATCTCCACCAATGCGCACCTCGTTCGCGGACTCGCGGCGGTGAAGTGGGCAGCTGCGTCGGCCAATCAGGATCTCGGAATTCTCGACGCCACCCGCGGGGAAGCGATCCGCACCGCGTGCCAGGAAATTCTCGACGGCCAGTGGCACGAGGAGTTCGTCGTCGACGTCATCCAGGGCGGTGCCGGCACCTCGACCAACATGAACGCCAACGAGGTCATCGCGAATCGCGCGCTGGAAATCCTCGGCCACCCGCACGGCGACTACAGCATGCTGCACCCCAACGAGCACGTGAATGCGTCGCAGTCCACCAACGACGTGTACCCGACGTCGGTCAACATCGCGACCATCTTCGCCGTCCACGAGCTGATCGCCTCGATGAAGGTGTTGCGAGATTCGTTCGGCCGCAAAGCAAGCGAATTCGCCACGGTCGTCAAGATGGGCCGCACGCAGCTGCAGGACGCAGTGCCGATGACCCTCGGTCAGGAGTTCGGCACCTACGCGATCATGATCGACGAGGACTGCTCGCGGCTCGAAGAAGCAGCGCTGCTGGTGCACGAGATCAACCTCGGAGCCACCGCCATCGGTACCGGGCTCAACGCTCCCGCCGGCTACACAGAATCGGCCGTCGCGCATCTGCGGACCATCACCGGTCTGCCGCTGGTGACTGCGACGGACCTGATCGAGGCAACGCAGGACGTCGGTCAGTTCGTGCACCTGTCCGGTGTACTCAAGCGTGTCGCGGTGAAACTGTCGAAGATCTGCAACGACCTCCGGCTGCTGTCTTCCGGGCCGCGGGCGGGCTTCAACGAGATCAATCTGCCTCCGATGCAGGCCGGTTCGTCGATCATGCCCGGCAAGGTCAACCCCGTCATCCCCGAGGTGCTCAACCAGGTTGCCTACGAGGTGATCGGACACGACGTCACGATCACGATGGCAGCCGAGGCAGGGCAGTTGCAGCTCAACGCATTCGAGCCGATCATCGTCAAATCCCTGTCCGACGGCATGGCGCATCTGAGTGCCGCGTGCCGTACCGTCGCACATCGGTGTGTCGACGGCATCACCGCAAACGTGGACCTGCTGCGCGAGCGCGTCGAGAACTCCATCGGCCTGATCACCGCGCTGAGCCCGTATCTCGGATACGTGGAATCCACTGCGATTGCACAGGAAGCGTTGGTCAGTGGCCGCAATGTCGTCGACCTCGTCCTCGAGAAGGGGCTGCTGGCCCGGGACGAGTTGGATCGACTCCTGAGCCCCGAGCATCTCGCGAACCTGCGGGTGGCCCCCGTCGAGCATGCAGATGCCCCCGAAACGTCGACGAGGTAA
- a CDS encoding amino acid permease: MTTENRSVDTRKAFTEEDPGYRKELAPRQIQMIAIGGAIGTGLFMGAGGRLRDAGPALVLVYALCGFFAFLILRALGELVMHRPTSGSFVSYSREFFGEKVAFAAGWLYWMNWAMTAVVDVTAVALYMNFFKKYWAPLGDIDQWVFALAGLLLVLGLNLVSVKVFGELEFWFALIKVVALVTFLLIGTYFVIFGTPIDGQEPGLSVLTDNGGLIPNGLLPAIVVIQGVVFAYASIELVGTAAGETQNPEKVIPKAINTVIIRIVVFYVGSVLLLSLLLPYTSYQAGESPFVTFFGAIDVEGADAIMNLVVLTAALSSLNAGLYSTGRILHSMAVAGSAPAFAARMNKSGVPYGGIALTSVVTLLGVVLNAVVPAQAFEIVLNLAALGIISAWAVIMACQLKFWSLSKTGAVTRPAFKLFGAPYTGYATLGFLACVLVLMAFDKPVGTWTVASILLIAPMLIGGWFLCRKRIREVAARSD; this comes from the coding sequence ATGACCACAGAGAATCGGAGTGTCGATACCCGCAAGGCCTTCACCGAGGAAGACCCCGGCTATCGAAAAGAGTTGGCTCCACGCCAGATCCAGATGATCGCCATCGGCGGCGCGATCGGCACCGGGCTGTTCATGGGTGCGGGCGGGCGACTGCGTGACGCCGGGCCTGCCCTCGTGCTGGTGTACGCACTGTGCGGATTCTTCGCCTTCCTGATCCTGCGCGCATTGGGCGAACTGGTGATGCACCGGCCGACGTCCGGATCGTTCGTCTCGTACTCGCGCGAATTCTTCGGGGAAAAGGTCGCTTTCGCCGCCGGTTGGCTGTACTGGATGAACTGGGCGATGACGGCGGTGGTCGACGTGACGGCCGTGGCGTTGTACATGAACTTCTTCAAGAAGTACTGGGCCCCGCTCGGCGACATCGACCAGTGGGTGTTCGCACTCGCGGGCCTGCTGCTCGTCCTCGGTCTGAACCTGGTGTCGGTGAAGGTGTTCGGTGAGTTGGAGTTCTGGTTCGCGCTCATCAAAGTTGTTGCTCTGGTGACGTTTCTGTTGATCGGTACCTACTTCGTCATCTTCGGAACGCCCATCGACGGCCAGGAGCCGGGGCTGAGCGTGCTGACCGACAACGGCGGACTGATCCCCAACGGGCTGTTGCCAGCGATCGTCGTGATCCAGGGTGTGGTGTTCGCCTACGCCTCGATCGAGCTGGTCGGCACTGCTGCCGGGGAGACGCAGAACCCCGAGAAGGTGATACCGAAGGCGATCAACACCGTCATCATCCGGATCGTGGTGTTCTACGTCGGCTCGGTGCTGCTGCTCTCGTTGCTGTTGCCGTACACCAGTTATCAGGCAGGCGAGAGTCCGTTCGTGACGTTCTTCGGAGCCATCGACGTCGAGGGTGCGGACGCCATCATGAATCTCGTCGTCCTCACCGCGGCACTGTCCTCGCTCAACGCCGGTCTGTATTCCACCGGACGCATCCTGCACTCGATGGCGGTCGCCGGCTCGGCACCCGCATTCGCTGCGCGGATGAACAAGTCGGGTGTGCCCTACGGCGGCATCGCACTGACGTCGGTGGTGACGTTGCTCGGCGTCGTGCTCAACGCAGTGGTCCCGGCGCAGGCCTTCGAGATCGTGCTCAACCTCGCCGCGCTCGGCATCATCAGCGCCTGGGCCGTCATCATGGCGTGTCAGCTCAAGTTCTGGTCGCTGTCCAAGACCGGCGCGGTCACCCGACCTGCGTTCAAGCTCTTCGGTGCCCCGTACACCGGGTACGCAACGCTAGGCTTCCTGGCG